Proteins encoded within one genomic window of Puniceicoccales bacterium:
- the rplU gene encoding 50S ribosomal protein L21 — translation MKAIIETQGRQLFVKDGDIVFVDRYVGSQPGDIVDIKKVLVLGEGDDAKIGAPYVNGAVVKVKILENKRGKKVRIFKKKRRKGYARKRGHRQELSVLKVESITA, via the coding sequence ATGAAAGCTATTATTGAGACCCAGGGTAGGCAATTGTTTGTTAAGGATGGAGATATTGTTTTTGTGGATCGTTATGTTGGTTCCCAACCAGGCGATATCGTCGACATAAAAAAAGTTCTTGTCCTTGGCGAAGGAGACGATGCTAAAATCGGTGCACCCTATGTAAATGGTGCTGTGGTTAAGGTTAAAATTCTTGAAAATAAACGCGGTAAGAAGGTGCGTATATTCAAAAAGAAACGTCGCAAAGGCTATGCCAGGAAAAGAGGACATCGTCAGGAATTGTCCGTGCTGAAGGTTGAATCTATAA